A portion of the Clostridium gelidum genome contains these proteins:
- a CDS encoding sigma-70 family RNA polymerase sigma factor: MMDNYMALIYTIIFNKLSRMYSKEDIEECVSDVFFEVFHYRSRIDLQKGSIKAFLAVVAKRKAIDMYRKNKNHHHVPIDDVSQGLYTAEDHVEHAILLKESNSELIDAINSLGEPDSEIILRRYYLRQSSKDISKNIGLKVNTIDKKVSRCIQKLSKLLGGII, encoded by the coding sequence ATGATGGATAATTACATGGCACTTATTTATACAATAATATTTAATAAACTTTCTCGTATGTATTCTAAAGAGGATATAGAAGAATGTGTAAGTGATGTCTTTTTTGAAGTATTTCACTATAGAAGTAGAATTGATCTACAAAAAGGATCAATTAAAGCATTTCTAGCAGTAGTAGCAAAAAGAAAAGCCATAGATATGTATAGAAAAAATAAGAATCATCATCATGTTCCTATAGATGATGTATCACAAGGCTTATATACTGCAGAAGACCATGTAGAACATGCAATCTTGTTAAAAGAGAGTAATTCAGAATTGATAGATGCTATAAATTCTTTAGGGGAACCAGATAGTGAAATAATTTTAAGAAGATATTATTTGCGTCAAAGTTCAAAAGATATTTCTAAGAATATTGGTCTGAAAGTTAATACTATTGATAAAAAAGTATCAAGATGTATCCAAAAACTAAGCAAATTATTAGGAGGGATTATATAA